A genomic window from Solanum stenotomum isolate F172 chromosome 10, ASM1918654v1, whole genome shotgun sequence includes:
- the LOC125841569 gene encoding uncharacterized protein LOC125841569: MTKFRKLNRPTGHRMSMLRTMVSQLVKHERIETTVAKAKEVRRLADNMVQFGKEGTLCAARQAAAFVRGDDVIHKLFTELAYRYKDRAGGYTRMLRTRIRVGDAAPMAYIEFIDRENELRQSKPPNPQPPQRPAMDPWTRSRLSRQFAPPKEEKISDSDS, encoded by the exons ATGACCAAATTCAGGAAATTGAATCGTCCGACGGGACATCGGATGTCCATGCTCAG GACAATGGTGTCACAATTAGTGAAGCACGAGCGGATTGAAACCACCGTTGCTAAG GCAAAGGAAGTCAGAAGGTTGGCCGACAATATGGTTCAGTTTGGAAAGGAG GGAACTCTATGTGCTGCAAGACAGGCAGCTGCCTTTGTGCGTGGGGATGATGTCATTCATAAACTCTTCACTGAATTGGCCTACAGATACAA AGATAGAGCTGGTGGATACACGAGAATGCTCCGAACTCGCATTCGAGTAGGTGATGCTGCACCAATGGCCTATATAGA GTTTATTGATAGAGAAAATGAACTTAGACAATCCAAACCACCAAATCCTCAACCTCCACAGAGACCAGCCATGGATCCCTGGACAAGATCTCGTCTTAGCCGGCAGTTTGCACCACCTAAGGAGGAGAAAATCTCTGACTCTGACAGTTAG
- the LOC125841570 gene encoding uncharacterized protein LOC125841570, whose product MERITSIFVSVLIVLFVVGNEMYIVNGDSPYACWGGCYNKCILLTMKSRIPSGNDPCYVKCLSKCIPTSASEYRDYCTIGCSFEICVPFRFDAGADLDACYGNCGSICRV is encoded by the exons ATGGAGAGAATTACTAGCATTTTTGTTAGTGTTTTGATAGTGTTGTTTGTAGTAGGAAATGAAATGTATATTGTTAATGGAGATAGTCCATATGCTTGTTGGGGTGGATGTTacaataaatgtatattattgaCTATGAAATCAAGAATACCTTCAGGAAATGATCCTTGTTATGTCAAGTGTCTAAGCAAGTGTATTCCTACTTCTGCTTCTGAATACCGGGATTATTGCACCATTGGATGTTCCTTCGAGATATGTGTTCCTTTTCGCTTCG ATGCTGGTGCTGATCTGGATGCATGCTATGGCAATTGTGGAAGTATTTGTAGGGTTTAA